From Gimesia panareensis, the proteins below share one genomic window:
- a CDS encoding DUF1501 domain-containing protein yields the protein MSRRELLQTAGGGIGMMALSSLLQQDNTAQGAASSASLTPGKPDFPPRAKRLIWLFMHGGPSHVDLWDPKPDLIKYAGKPLPDSFGEVMTRRKVAKNPLLAPIKPFRKRGESGLEVSDFLPHTGELVDDLCVIRSLHGDSVNHPQSVYQMNTGSILMGHPSVGSWIAYGLGSENADMPAFVVLPDPGGGVKGGPPAWGSGYLPATFQGTTMRPGKTPILNLKPPAGISAGQQRATLDLIQSMNRRHREARDQDDELSARIAAYELAFRMQTAAPEIVDLTQETGATQKMYGLDDPQTRDFGERCLLARRMVERGVRFVQLYSGDTVGWDAHSDVTKNHTAYCRKTDQPIAALLKDLKQRGLLEDTLVVWCGEFGRMPMSEQGKGRDHNPWGYCGWLAGAGITGGRAYGATDPIGLRAAEQTVHVNQFHATLLHLMGLDHETLTYFHNGLDERLTGPAEIEIVKELLT from the coding sequence ATGAGCCGTCGAGAACTGTTGCAGACGGCCGGTGGTGGAATCGGCATGATGGCTTTGAGCTCCCTGCTGCAGCAGGATAACACAGCGCAGGGTGCTGCGAGCTCAGCTTCACTTACTCCCGGAAAACCCGACTTTCCTCCACGGGCCAAACGTCTGATCTGGTTGTTCATGCATGGCGGTCCCAGTCATGTGGATTTGTGGGACCCCAAACCGGATCTGATCAAATACGCCGGGAAACCTCTGCCCGACAGCTTCGGGGAAGTGATGACGCGGCGGAAAGTCGCAAAGAATCCACTCCTGGCTCCCATCAAACCGTTTCGGAAGCGTGGCGAATCGGGGCTGGAAGTAAGTGACTTTCTGCCACATACCGGGGAACTGGTGGATGACTTGTGTGTGATCCGCTCGCTGCACGGTGACAGTGTGAATCACCCGCAATCGGTCTACCAGATGAATACAGGGAGTATTCTGATGGGGCACCCGAGCGTGGGCAGCTGGATCGCTTACGGACTGGGTTCTGAAAACGCAGACATGCCGGCCTTTGTGGTGTTGCCCGATCCAGGTGGTGGAGTCAAAGGGGGACCTCCGGCCTGGGGAAGTGGCTATCTGCCCGCAACATTCCAGGGAACGACGATGCGGCCGGGCAAAACACCGATTTTGAATCTGAAGCCTCCAGCCGGGATTTCCGCGGGACAACAACGGGCGACATTGGATCTGATCCAATCCATGAATCGGCGGCATCGGGAGGCCCGCGACCAGGATGATGAACTCTCTGCGCGGATTGCCGCTTACGAACTGGCGTTTCGCATGCAGACTGCAGCGCCAGAGATTGTGGATCTGACTCAGGAGACCGGGGCGACCCAGAAGATGTATGGCCTCGATGATCCGCAGACGCGCGACTTCGGTGAACGGTGCCTGCTGGCCAGACGGATGGTGGAGCGTGGAGTGCGTTTCGTTCAGCTGTACTCGGGTGACACCGTGGGCTGGGACGCGCACAGCGATGTCACGAAGAATCATACCGCCTATTGTCGTAAGACCGATCAACCGATCGCAGCGCTGCTGAAAGATCTGAAACAGCGAGGTTTGCTGGAGGATACGCTGGTTGTCTGGTGCGGGGAATTCGGGCGGATGCCGATGAGTGAGCAGGGGAAAGGCCGCGATCATAATCCCTGGGGCTACTGTGGCTGGCTGGCCGGTGCCGGAATTACGGGAGGCCGTGCCTATGGTGCGACTGACCCGATCGGTTTACGAGCCGCAGAACAGACTGTGCACGTTAATCAGTTTCATGCAACATTGCTGCATCTGATGGGACTGGATCACGAGACGCTGACCTACTTTCATAACGGCTTGGATGAACGACTGACGGGACCGGCAGAGATCGAGATTGTGAAGGAGCTGCTGACATGA